One Ailuropoda melanoleuca isolate Jingjing chromosome 14, ASM200744v2, whole genome shotgun sequence DNA segment encodes these proteins:
- the SIX4 gene encoding LOW QUALITY PROTEIN: homeobox protein SIX4 (The sequence of the model RefSeq protein was modified relative to this genomic sequence to represent the inferred CDS: deleted 1 base in 1 codon): MSSSSPTGQIASAADIKQENGMESASEGQEAPREVAGGAAAGLSPPAPAPFPLEPGDATAAAARVSGEEGAVAAAAADQVQLHSELLGRHHHAAAAAAAAVAAAAAQTPLAFSPDHVACVCEALQQGGNLDRLARFLWSLPQSDLLRGNESLLKARALVAFHQGIYPELYSILESHSFESANHPLLQQLWYKARYTEAERARGRPLGAVDKYRLRRKFPLPRTIWDGEETVYCFKEKSRNALKELYKQNRYPSPAEKRHLAKITGLSLTQVSNWFKNRRQRDRNPSETQSKSESDGNPSTEDESSKGHEDLSPHPLSGSSDSVTNLSLSSHMEPVYMQQIGNAKISLSSSGVLLNGSLVPASTSPVFLNGNSFIQGPNGVILNGLNVGNTQTVSLNPPKMASNIVSNGISMSDILGSASQDVKEFKVLQSSSANSAATTSYSSSAPVSFPGLIPSTEVKREGIQTMASQDGGSVVTFTTPVQINQYGIVQIPNSGTNSQFINGSIGFSPLQLPSVSVAASQGNISVNSSTSDGSTFTSESTTVQQGKVFLSSLAPSAVVYTVPNSGQTIGSVKQEGLERSLVFSQLMPVNQNAQINANLSSENISGSGLHPLASSLVNVSPTHNFSLTPPTLLNPTELNPDIADSQPMSAPVASKSTVTSVSNTNYATLQNCSLITGQDLLSVPMTQAALGEIVPTAEDQVGHPSPAVHQDFVREHRLVLQSVANIKENFLTNSESKATSNLMMLDSKSKYVLEGMVDTVCEDLETDKKELAKLQTVQLDEDMQDL, translated from the exons atgtcctcttcctcccccaccggGCAGATTGCAAGTGCGGCGGACATCAAGCAGGAGAATGGGATGGAAAGCGCCTCGGAAGGGCAGGAGGCGCCCCGAGAAGTGGCGGGGGGCGCGGCGGCGGGGCTGAGCCCCCCGGCTCCAGCCCCTTTCCCCCTGGAGCCGGGGGACGCCACGGCCGCCGCCGCAAGGGTGAGCggagaggaaggggcagtggcggcagcggcggcggatCAGGTACAACTCCACTCGGAACTTCTGGGCAGGCACCACCACGCCGCGGCCGCGGCCGCGGCCgccgtcgccgccgccgccgcgcagACCCCGCTGGCCTTCTCGCCCGACCATGTCGCCTGCGTGTGCGAGGCGCTGCAGCAGGGGGGCAACCTGGACCGCCTGGCCCGGTTCCTGTGGTCCCTGCCCCAGAGCGACCTGCTACGTGGCAACGAGAGCCTGCTGAAGGCGCGGGCGCTGGTGGCCTTCCACCAGGGCATCTACCCCGAGCTCTACAGCATCCTCGAGAGCCACAGCTTCGAGTCGGCCAACCACCCGCTGCTGCAGCAGCTCTGGTACAAGGCGCGCTACACCGAGGCCGAGCGAGCCCGCGGCCGGCCACTGGGCGCCGTGGACAAGTACCGGCTGCGCAGGAAATTCCCCCTGCCCCGCACCATCTGGGACGGCGAGGAGACGGTGTATTGTTTCAAGGAGAAGTCGCGCAACGCGCTCAAGGAGCTCTACAAGCAGAATCGCTACCCTTCG CCCGCCGAGAAGCGGCACCTGGCCAAGATCACCGGCCTCTCCCTCACCCAGGTCAGCAACTGGTTTAAGAACCGCCGGCAGCGCGATCGGAACCCCTCAGAGACCCAGTCCAAAAG TGAGTCAGATGGCAATCCCAGCACTGAAGATGAATCCAGCAAGGGCCATGAGGACTTGTCTCCTCATCCACTCTCCGGTTCATCGGATAGTGTCACCAACCTCAGCCTTTCCAGTCACATGGAGCCCGTATATATGCAACAAATTGGAAATGCTAAGATCTCATTAAGCTCTTCTGGAGTTTTGTTGAATGGAAGCTTGGTGCCTGCAAGTACTTCACCTGTCTTTCTTAATGGTAATTCTTTCATTCAGGGACCCAATGGAGTCATCCTTAATGGATTAAATGTGGGAAATACACAGACAGTGTCATTGAACCCACCAAAAATGGCATCAAACATTGTGAGCAATGGTATATCCATGAGTGACATACTGGGGTCTGCCTCCCAGGATGTGAAGGAATTCAAAGTCCTCCAGAGTTCTTCAGCTAACTCGGCAGCCACCACTTCCTACAGCTCCAGTGCCCCTGTGTCATTCCCAGGGCTGATACCCAGCACTGAGGTCAAAAGAGAAGGCATTCAAACAATGGCTTCCCAGGATGGAGGCTCTGTGGTGACTTTTACTACACCAGTGCAAATTAACCAGTATGGCATTGTCCAGATCCCCAATTCCGGAACAAACAGCCAGTTCATTAATGGGAGCATTGGATTCTCTCCACTGCAGCTGCCTTCTGTTTCTGTAGCAGCTTCACAAG gtaatatTTCAGTAAATTCAAGCACTTCAGATGGGAGCACATTTACAAGTGAGTCCACCACAGTCCAGCAAGGAAAGGTTTTTTTGAGCTCCCTTGCTCCCAGTGCAGTGGTATACACTGTTCCTAATTCAGGCCAGACTATAGGATCTGTTAAACAGGAGGGCTTGGAGAGGAGCCTGGTATTTTCTCAGTTGATGCCTGTCAATCAGAATGCACAAATAAATGCAAACCTGTCTTCTGAAAATATCTCGGGGAGTGGTCTCCATCCACTGGCCTCCTCATTAGTTAATGTATCCCCAACTCACAATTTTTCCCTGACTCCCCCTACCTTACTAAATCCCACCGAGTTAAACCCTGACATTGCTGATAGCCAGCCAATGTCTGCACCTGTGGCAAGCAAATCTACTGTGACATCTGTCAGCAACACTAACTATGCAACTCTTCAGAACTGTTCCCTTATTACTGGTCAAGATCTCTTGTCAGTCCCCATGACTCAGGCTGCCCTTGGGGAAATTGTTCCTACAGCTGAAGACCAGGTGGGTCACCCTTCCCCAGCAGTACACCAGGATTTTGTCAGAGAACATCGTTTGGTTCTGCAGTCAGTAGCTAACATAAAAGAGAATTTCTTAACAAATTCTGAGAGCAAAGCCACAAGCAACTTAATGATGCTGGACTCAAAATCCAAGTATGTCCTAGAGGGCATGGTCGACACTGTCTGTGAAGACctggaaacagacaaaaaagagcTTGCCAAGCTCCAAACTGTCCAATTGGATGAAGATATGCAAGACTTATAa